The sequence ATTCACTTATCGAATCACTGAATGTTGATGTTGATACTAAAAAAAGTATTGTACAGATAAATTATTTCTTAGTTGGCGCAGTGGCCATAACCCAGCATGGAGATCGACATGAGCACCTTTAATTTATTTAAACCTGCAATTTTTATTGCCATGATGGCTGGCGTTGCAGCAGGCAGCATTGTCACCTTTATGCTTCTAGGTAAGGGCGCTAGCGTGGATGAACATCTTGTAGCAGACAAACAACCGCTCTATTGGGTTGCGCCTATGGACGCTAATTATCAGCGCGATAAACCTGGGCTTTCCCCCATGGGAATGGAATTGGTACCGGTTTATGACACAGCGCCTGACGATCTCGGTGAGGGGCCGGGTACCGTTATTATCTCGCCCAGCGTGGTCAATAATTTGGGTGTGCGCACAGGGCTGGTTGAACGTCGTGAGCTTCATCGCGAAATAATCACCGTAGGTTATGTCCAGTACGACGAAGAGCGGCTGGTGCATATTCATCCTCGCGTGTCTGGTTGGATAGAAAAACTCTATGTAAAGGCCACGGGCGATCCTGTTAAAAAGAATGCGCCCTTATATTCGTTGTATTCCCCAGAACTTGTAAATGCGCAAGAGGAACTACTGCTAGCAATCAATCGCAACAACACCCGTTTGGTAACAGCGGCAAAAGAACGAATGCGTGCCTTGCATATTTCGGACAGCTTTATTGACACACTGGTGCGCGACCAAAATGTCCAACAAACGGTTACGTTTATGGCGCCTCAAGACGGTGTTGTCGATAACTTGAATATTCGAGAAGGTTTTTACGTTCAGCCCGGAACGACATTATTGAGCGTGGGCGCTTTAGATTCAGTGTGGGTAGAGGGCGAGGTATTTGAGCGGCAGGCCTCCTTGGTAGCCGTGCACGATCGTGTAGCCATGACTCTCGATTACTTGCCAGGCGAAAGCTGGGAAGGCGTAGTGGAATACATTTATCCAACGCTTAACAGTGAAACCCGTACAGCACGTGTAAGGCTAAGTTTCGACAACCCGAACGGTGTGTTGAAACCGAATATGTTTGTGCAGTTGTCAATTCAATTAAATAATCGAGCACAACGGTTGGTGATTCCACGTGAGGCACTTATTCGTACGGGGGATCAAGATCGCGTGGTGTTAGCGTTAGGTGAAGGCCGGTTCAAATCCATTGCGGTAAAAGTGGGCATTATCGACCAAGGGTTCGCCGAGATTTTGGAGGGGTTAACGGCAGGCGAGCGCGTGGTGACCTCTGCCCAATTCTTGTTAGATTCAGAGTCTAGTAAACATTCAGATTTTACCCGATTACTATCAGAGCAATCAGAGCAATTAGCGGATGAGAGCGTATGGGTTTCCGGTCACGTTATTTCAGTGCAGCACACTGAACGAAACGTTACGGTCAGTCACGCGCCTATTGCTACGTGGGGCTGGCCCGAAATGACGATGGACTTCAACGTTGCTACGCCAATAGATTTGTCATTGCTAACACCCAACGCAACGCTTCGCATGAATATACACAAAACGCCCAGCGGAGAGTATGTGATTATTCAAGTTGACGATATTGCCTCGCCGGTAACGTTGGAGCATACGCACGCTATACCAATGGAAGAGGAATAACCCATGATCGAATCAATTATTCGTTGGTCTGTTGGTAACCGTTTTCTGGTATTACTGGCGACGGTCATTCTCGTGGGAGCTGGGTTGTATTCATTGAAACACACACCGGTAGATGCCATTCCAGATTTGTCTGATGTGCAGGTGATTATTAAAACCTCCTACGCGGGGCAGGCACCGCAAGTGGTGGAAGATCACATTACCTATCCGTTAACCACCGCTATGCTTTCGGTTCCGGGTGCGGTGAGCGTGCGTGGATATTCTTTTTTCGGCGATTCCTATGTCTATATTATTTTTGACGAGGATACCGATCTATATTGGGCGCGCAGCCGGGTGCTAGAGTATTTAAGCCAAGTGGCGCCTTCTCTGCCCCCGGCGGCCAAACCGCAGCTCGGGCCAGATGCAACAGGCGTTGGTTGGGTGTTTATCTACTCGCTTATCGATAAAACAGGGCAGCATGATCTCGGTCAGTTACGCAGCCTGCAAGATTGGTTTTTAAAGTTTGAATTGCAAACGGTAGCGGGTGTATCCGAAGTGGCTACGCTCGGCGGCATGGTTAAACAATACCAGATCACGGTTGACCCAGAAAAACTACGCGCTTTTGGCATTCCGCTTTCCCATATTCAAATGGCGATACAGCGCGCGAACCAAGAGGTGGGAGCTTCCGTTATCGAAATGGCCGAAGCTGAATATATGGTAAGGGCCACCGGTTATCTAAAATCCGAATCAGATCTTGCTACGATTCCTTTAGGTGTGAATAAAAATGGTACGCCATTATTGCTGAAAGACGTCGCTAATATAGGCACTGGGCCACAAATGAGACGGGGCATTGCCGAGCTGAATGGCGAAGGCGAAACCGTTGGTGGCGTGGTGATTATGCGGTATGGGGAAAATGCACAAACTACCATTCTTGCGGTAAAAGAAAAATTGGCGCAGTTAAAGCTGGGGCTACCTAAAGGTGTAGAAATAGTAACCGTCTATGATCGTTCGAATTTAATCGAGAGTGCTGTCGAAAATTTATGGCATAAACTACTCGAAGAATTTTTAGTGGTAGCCTTGGTGTGTATGGTATTTCTTTTTCATATTCGCTCATCATTGGTTGCGATTGTGTGCTTGCCGGTTGGTATTTTAACGGCATTTATTGTTATGCATATGCAAGGTATCAACGCTAATATCATGTCGCTTGGGGGCATAGCCATTGCGATTGGTGCGATGATAGACGGTGCCATTGTTATGATTGAAAACATGCACAAACATATGGAAAAAACACCGCTTACTCGTGAGAATCGCTGGCATATTGTTGCCAACTCTGCGTCTGAAGTTGGGCCTGCACTGTTTTTTAGTCTACTTATTATTACCGTTAGTTTTGTACCGGTCTTTACCTTGGAAGCACAAGAAGGCCGTATGTTTAGCCCCTTAGCGTTTACTAAAACCTATGCTATGGCGGCGTCGGCAATATTAGCGATAACGCTCGTGCCGGTACTCATGGGGTTATTTATTCGGGGGAAAGTATTGGCGGAACAACGTAACCCGATAAACCGATTTCTTACAGCAGTTTACGTGCCGGTGCTTAAAAAAGTGCTTATTTACCCTAAAACAACATTGGTATTCGCAATGCTGGTGCTTTCCACCGTACTGTGGCCGCTCGGTAAAATAGGTAGCGAATTTATTCCGCCGCTGGATGAAGGCGATCTAATGTATATGCCCACGACCTACCCAGGCATCTCCATTGGTAAGGCCAGAGAACTATTACAGCAAACCGACAAGCTGATTGCCACCGTGCCAGAGGTAAAAACCGTATTGGGTAAAATGGGCCGGGCCGATACCGCAACCGACCCTGCCCCCCTAACCATGATTGAAACCATTATTCAATTTAAGCCTCGCGACCAATGGCGTGAGGGCGTAACAATGGAAAGTTTGAAAAAAGAATTAAATGCATTGGTAACCTTACCTGGTGTAACCAACGCGTGGGTAATGCCAATAAAAACACGTATTGATATGTTAGCAACGGGCATTAAAACGCCGGTTGGCATAAAAGTGGCTGGGCCGGATTTACGCGTTATTCAAGAGATAGGTCTACAGCTAGAACAATTGTTGGCGGGCGTAGAAGGTACTGCGTCGGTCTATTCCGAACGGGTAGCCGGTGGACGTTATTTAACAATTGATATAGATCGACTTCGGGCAGCACGCTACGGCCTTAATATCGCCGATATACAACAGGTTATTGCGTCCGCCGTTGGAGGTATGAATGTAACGCAAACGGTAGAAGGGCTAGAGCGTTACCCTGTGAATGTACGTTATCCTCACGCTTATCGTAATACGCCGGAGCAATTAAGGTTGTTGCCTATTGTCACTGAAAAAGGAGAACGACTAGCGCTGGGCGATGTGGCAAATATTCGTATAGAGAATGGGCCTGCCGGCATTAAAAGCGAAAATGCGCGTATTAATGGTTGGACGTTAATCGATATAGAAGGTATCGATATAGGGCGTTATGTCAGTGCCGCGCAAAAAGTTGTTGCCGACAACCTCACGCTACCAGCCGGTTATTCTGTGTCATGGTCGGGGCAATATGAATATATGCAACGCGCTAAAGCTAAGCTTACGTATGTAGTACCGCTCACGTTGGCCATCATTGCATTATTACTCTTTCTTAATTTTCGGCGGTTCGCCGAGGTTGGAATACTAATGGGCACTTTGCCATTCGCGTTAGTGGGCAGTATTTGGCTAATGTATTGGCAGAGTTTTAATTTTTCGATAGCGGTCGGTGTCGGGTTTATTGCGTTAGCGGGTGTTGCGGTTGAAATTAGTGTGATTATGTTGGTGTACCTCAATCAAGCATGGGTACGCGCACAGGAAGACGCGGGTGGAAAGCTAACTGCCGCGCAGTTGGAAAACGCCATTATGCGTGGTGCAGGGTTACGGGTGCGTCCTGTAATGATGACCGCAGCGGCCGTGATTGTTGGTTTATTGCCAATTCTCTACGGTACCGGCACGGGTTCTGAGGTGATGAGCCGCATTGCGGCACCGATGGTAGGCGGTATGATTAGCGCCGTGTTACTGACCCTGCTGGTATTACCTGCAGTCTATTTGTTGTGGAAATCACGAGAGTTAGAAGCGCCGTAGGAGGTGCGGTCTACTATCGCGAAAAGTTCTGGTGCTATCGTTGTGCGAGACATCACCACCGCTGCAGTTCAGTTTTGTAAGGCCGGGCATCGTGTGCGAAAGGATGGCCGGCCTTACTGCTTTAGGCGCCCTTGCGTTGTCTATCGCAAACGCGTGGGATGAAATAGGTTGGTGATTTGTGGGGGCGTACCAGAAATCGAACAATCAATAACCCGTTGAACGGAGTGATATCTTGGTGCGCTATTCGGCATTCCGCCATATTATTGTGCACTACTTTGCCCTAATTGAAGCGAATTACGCGTCAATTAGGCGGTTTAGCGGCCAGTGACGGTCTGGCACACACTTTGCGTTACTACCTTTGTAAATGTCTCCGTACCCTTTGGCATACTGGGCATCACAATTTGGTAAATAGAACGCTAGGGTTCCGATCAAGCTCCTTACAAAATAACTATTGAGCTTAGATGGCTGGTCCGAGAGCATTCGACCTCTCCCTTTTAGTCTTTCATCGAAGATAAAAGGACATGGGTTACACGGCGGGATAAAAGCCCGGGAGACTTGCTTGGTTTTGCCAGGGTATTTCGTGTAATCAATGTAACTGTCTAAGAGGTTTTCAATGAAGCATTTCATCGCTTTAATACTCATCATTTCACTTTCGCCTTTAACCCACGCTGCCGACAAATTTAAAGTGTGTTGGTCTATCTACGTGGGTTGGATGCCTTGGGCCTACGGGGCCGAGCAAGGTATCGTAAAAAAATGGGCCGACAAATACGATATTGAAATAGACGTGGTACAGATTAACGATTATATAGAATCTATTAATCAGTACAGTGCGGGTGAATTCGATGCCTGCACCATGACCAACATGGACGCTCTCACAATACCCGCAGCCGGTGGTGTGGATAGCACTGCATTGGTAGTAGGTGATTTTTCCAATGGTAACGATGGCGTAGTACTAAAAGGCAAAAAATCCCTAAAAGATTTAAAAGGCCAAAATGTTAATTTAGTTGAGCTGAGTGTTTCCCATTACCTGTTAGCTCGCGGCCTAGAAACCGTAGGGCTAAGCGAAAAAGACTTAACGGTAGTGAACACTTCTGATGCCGATATGGTAGCGGTTTACAGTACAGATGATGTTACGGCGGTATCTACGTGGAACCCGTTACTTAGCGAAATTACAGCAGTGCCTAATAGCCACAAAGTGTTCGACTCTTCACAAATTCCTGGCGAAATTATCGACTTGTTAGTGATTAATACCGACACTCTAAAAAGCAATCCAACATTAGGTAAAGCCTTAGTGGGTGCTTGGTACGAAATTATGGCCACTATGAGCGCCTCTAACAAACAAGCCACCGACGTAAAAACCTATATGGCCGTTGCCTCGGGTACCGACTTGGCCGGTTACGAAGCCCAGTTAGCCAGTACCGAAATGTTTTATACCCCTCAGGCGGCGCTGGCGTTAACCAACAGCGAGCAGCTTGTTACCACTATGGAAAACGTCGCGAATTTTTCATTCAAGCATGGATTGTTAGGCGATGGTGCGCCTAGCGCAGGTTTTATTGGTATACAAATGCCAGCGAATACTTTTGGCGATAAAAATAATGTGAAATTTCGCTTCGATCCTACGTATATGCAAATGGCCGCCGACGGAAAATTGTAATACGGGCTGACAATAGATTCAGTGATACGAAGAAGTAATGCTAGCCACACCTTATTTCACCAAGGTGTGGCCCGGCAATTTTCTCAATCGCAACTGTCTGCCACTAGCTGCTCACCAATCGAAGCCGTTCATTATGAAAAAACTGATTAACCAAACGCCGAGTAAGCCACTAAAACTGTTTCTAATTTTACTTCCCTTCGTGCTGCTCGTATTTATATATGCTGTAAGTTCTAATGCACGATTGGATATTAACCCCAACGATAAACTGCTCCCTAGTTTTAGCCAAATAGCCGATGGTATTGAACGCATGGCGCTGCAACCCAGCAAGCGTACAGGAGAGTACTTGTTCTGGCAGGACACAGTGAGTAGCCTGACGCGTCTCGGAATTGGCGTGTTAATCGCGGCCGTTATTGGATTGCTTATTGGGGTAATCGCAGGTGCACTACCGCTCTTTTCGGCATGGCTATCGCCGCTTGTTACTGTTGTATCGCTCATTCCGCCTTTAGCGATTTTACCGGTACTTTTTATTATATTTGGGCTGGGAGAATTATCAAAAGTTGTGCTAATCGCGCTGGGTATAACACCCTTTATCGCGCGGGATATACAGCGCCGAACACAAGAAATACCCACTGAGCAACTCGTCAAAGCGCAAACTCTCGGTGCAAACACCTCACAAATATTACTGCGCGTTATCTTGCCGCAAGTTATGCCAAAACTAATTGATGCCGTGCGTTTATCCTTAGGTGCTGGCTGGTTATTTTTAATTGCAGCCGAAGCGGTGGCCTCTACCGATGGTTTGGGGTATCGAATATTCTTGGTGCGCCGGTATATGGCAATGGACGTAATTCTACCCTACGTCGCTTGGATTACATGCTTGGCTTTTTTTATTGATGTCGGTTTGCGAGCGTTAAGCCGTAAATTATTTCCTTGGCACGAACAAGGAGCGCAATCATGAGTAATGAAACAGACTCACATCAACCCATGATTGAAGTTAAAAACGTGTGGAAGCAATACGATGATAACGTGGTGTTGGAGCATGTGAATATTGCTGTAGAAGAAGGGGAGTTCGTCACCCTTGTCGGCGCTTCCGGCTGTGGCAAGAGTACGTTTCTCAATATGTTGTTGGGTACTGTACAGCCCAGCAAAGGCCAAATTTTACTGTATGGCCAACCCATTCCAGAAGAGCCTGGCCCAGATCGCGGTATTGTGTTTCAGCAATATTCGGTATTCCCTCACATGACCGTATTAGAAAATGTGATGGCCACACGCGGTTTTCAACGAAAAGGTCTCACGGGTTATTTATTTGGCGCAGCAAAAGTAGCGGCCGAAAAAGACGCAAAAGCCATGCTAAACCAAGTAGGTTTAGATCACGCACTCAATCAATACCCTGATGAATTATCGGGCGGCATGAAGCAACGTTTAGCCATTGCACAGGCGCTACTAAGCAAGCCACGTGTGCTGTTACTGGACGAACCCTTTGGTGCATTAGACCCCGGTATTCGGGCCGATATGCACGAGCTAGTGTTAAATTTATGGCGTGAACATAAGCTCACTATTTTTATGGTGACGCACGATCTAAAAGAAGGTTTTTATCTGGGTACACGCCTATGGGTATTTGATAAATCTCGTCATGATCCCCATGCACCGAACCGTTATGGTGCGGGCATCACGTACGATCTACCCGTTGGGAAAGTAGACCCGTCTACTTACGAAAAAATTGACAATGAACTCCGTCCAATTACGGAGCACACAATAAAGGAATCAGCATGAGCGAAATCATCCGTTCAATTGACTACAGCACACAGCTAAAGTCGGGCGCACATTGGTCGCTGCGTCTACGCAAAGGCACCATTATGCGTTTAACTGATGTGGCCGGTGCCGCAAATGTGGGCATGTTATTTTACAACCCCAATAACCTTTTAGAACGTTACAATGCGCCCGACAGTTTAAAATGCCAACACACCTTTAAGCTTACACAAGGCCATTGTTTGTATTCTGACATGGGCCGTATATTTGCCTCCATTGTGGACGATAGCGTGGGCTGGCACGATACAGTATCGGGCAACTCTCACGCGCCCCATATCGAAGCCCTGTGGGGCGCGCGCGATTATCAAACCGATCGTAACGAGTGGAAACAAAATGGCCACGATGCTTTTTTGGTTGAGCTTGCCAAGTACGGTTTAAATGCTGCCGACCTAGCCGCAAATATTAACTGGTTCAGTAAAGTGGCCGTTAGTGATCTTGGTGCACTGCAGCTAGAAACCAATAACAGTACCGCTGGTAGTCACGTGACCTTGCGTTTTGAAATGGACACCTTGGTCGTGTTGCACACCTGCCCGCACCCTTTAGAACAATCGCCTATCTACCCCGATACAACGGTCAATATTGAATTGGGAATTGCTCACACACTGCAAGATGACGATTATTGTAAAAATCTTTGTCCAGAAAATGGGCGTGGTTTTCACAATAACGCACTCTATTGCTTAGGGGAGGGCGCTTAAGCCATGTTAACCACCAGTACTCTAATAGCCGAAGCGGCGATTGGCCGTCACATTATAGACGCGGGCGATTACTACATTGGCGTTGTAAAAGCCGGCGAAACGTTTCGCATACTCGATATAGAAGGTAACCAAGCGGCCGACACTTTATTTTTTAATGCGCACAACCCCGCCGAGCGTTATAGCGCAACCGATACCATTCGTGAGCAGGGCAATGTGTATTTAACCACCGGTTCGCAACTGCGTTCAAACCACAACACCATTATGCTCGATATTGTTGCCGACACCTGCGGTCGCCACGATACCTTGGGCGGTGCCTGTGCAACGGAAAGTAATACCGTGCGTTACGATTTAGAAAAACGTTGTATGCATGCCTGTCGCGACAGTTGGATGTTAGCCATTGCCGAAAACCCGCAGTATGGTATTAGCAAGCGCGACATTAGCCACAATATTAATTTTTTTATGAACGTGCCGATTACGCAAGATGGCGGGCTAACGTTTGAAGATGGTATTTCTGCGCCGGGTAAATATGTTGAGTTAAAAGCCGCAATGGATGTGATTGTATTAATCTCCAATTGTCCCCAGCTGAATAATCCCTGTAATGGTTATAACCCCACACCGGTTGAATATTTAGTGTGGGGTGTTGATCAAGTGACCACAGCATAAAGTTTTTATTTTTTTCACGTATAGAGTGATCGTAACCTTAAGCAATTTAAACACCTCGGTGGACGGCCACCGCTGTATTACGGTTTCGGGACGGCCCGATTAAGTTAACGCATGTTTTCTAAAATTTTAATTGCCAATCGCGGGGCGATCGCCACACGAGTGATTCGCACCTTAAATACCCTGAATATAGCCTCCGTAGCGGTGTTTGCCGAAAGTGATGCTAATAGTTTGCATGTGCGTCATGCCGACGAGGCGTTTTGTTTAGGCGAAGGGCCTGCAGCGGACACTTATTTAAATGTCGATAAAATAATCGATATTGCCAAACAAACCGGCGCCGAAGCCATTCACCCCGGTTACGGCTTCTTAAGCGAAAACGCCGATTTCGTGCGCCGTTGCGAAGCCGAAGGTATTGTATTTATGGGCCCCACACCCGCGCAAATGGATGTGTTTGGCTTAAAGCATAAAGCGCGTGAGCTCGCACACAATGCCGGTGTGCCGTTGCTATCGGGCACCGATTTACTCAGCGATTTAAATGCCGCTATTGAAGCCGCCAACACCATTACCTATCCCGTTATGCTTAAAAGTACTGCCGGTGGCGGTGGTATTGGTATGCAGTTGTGTCACTCTCAAACGGAATTAGAAGGCGCGTTTGATTCGGTAAAACGTTTAGGTGCGAATAATTTTTCCGACGACAGTGTGTTCATCGAAAAATTTATTACCCGCGCGCGGCATATTGAAGTACAAGTTTTTGCGGATGGTAAAGGCAACGCCATGGCCATTGGTGAACGCGATTGTTCGAGTCAAAGACGCAATCAAAAAGTGGTAGAAGAATGCCCCGCACCGCATTTAACCGATGCCGTACGAAAAACATTACATGACACCGCCGAAGCCCTATTGGCCAGCGTTCAATACCGAAGTGTGGGCACTGTAGAATTTATTTACGATGCAGACACCGATAAATTTTATTTTTTAGAAGTGAATACGCGTCTACAGGTGGAACACGGCGTTACCGAAGAAGTGTACGGCGTCGATTTAGTTCAGTGGATGATTCAGCTCGCCGCAGGCGAAGACATTAATCTTGACGAGCAGCGCAAGGCCTTAAACGCCGTTGGCCATGCCATACAGGTGCGGCTCTATGCGGAAGATCCTTATCTCGATTTTCAGCCCTGTGCAGGATTATTGATTGATGTACATTTCCCCGAAGGGGAAGGGATTCGCATCGATCACTGGCTTGAATCCGGTATAGAAGTGCCGCCATTTTTTGATCCCATGCTGGCAAAAGTCATTGTGCATGCGCAAGACCGTGCGGGCGCGCTCGAAAAATTACAACACACTCTAGATGGCATTCGCTTGTATGGCAGCGAAACTAATCTGGATTATTTACGTGCTTTAACACGTGATTCTGTTTTGATTGAGGGTTTAGTTACCACGCGTTACTTAAATGATTTTCGCTATTCGCCCACCCGCTTCGATGTGATTCAGGGCGGAACCCAAACCACCATTCAAGATTACCCTGCGCGCACGGGTCACTGGGATGTGGGCGTGCCACCGTCTGGCGCGTTCGATAATTATTCTTTTCGTTTGGCGAATCGTTTATTAAACAACAACGCGAGTGCAGCCGGTTTAGAAATTACCATGCAAGGGCCGACCTTGCGTTTTAGTTGTGCCACACAAATTGTTGTGGGTGGTTCTGATATTCAGGTGCAGCTCGATGATTGCGATGTGCCCTTGTGGCAAGTAATTAATGTTGCCGCGGGTCAAACCTTGAAATTAGGCCGCATTAAAGCATTGGGTGCGCGCAGTTATATGTGTGTGCGCGGCGGTATTCAATGCCCGGATTATTTAGGTTCAAAATCAACGTTCACCTTAGGCCAGTTTGGTGGTCACAATGGCCGAGCCTTGCGTGCGGGTGATGTGGTGCGTATTAACGGCAATATGCAAGCCGTTGCGCATCAACCCTTAACAACAGATTTAATTCCGGCCATCCAAAACAGTTGGGAATTGCGTGTAATTTATGGCCCCCATGGCGCGCCCGATTTTTTTACCGATAAGGATATCAACACTTTTTTTGCACACGCATGGGAAGTGCACTACAACTCTAGCCGAACCGGTGTGCGGTTAATTGGCCCCAAGCCAGAGTGGGCGCGTAAAGATGGCGGCGAAGCAGGTTTGCATCCGTCGAATATTCACGACAACGCCTACGCTTTTGGTACGGTCGATTTTACCGGGGATATGCCTGTAATTTTAGGACCAGATGGCCCATCGTTGGGCGGCTTTGTCTGCCCCGCAACCGTGATCCAAGCCGACCTATGGAAACTAGGACAATTACGCGCCGGCGATACGATTCGTTTTGTACCCGTTAGCCTAGACGATGCGGTCGCCCTAGAAGCCGCGCAAAAAAAATCTCTCGATGGT is a genomic window of Teredinibacter purpureus containing:
- a CDS encoding urea amidolyase associated protein UAAP2, which codes for MLTTSTLIAEAAIGRHIIDAGDYYIGVVKAGETFRILDIEGNQAADTLFFNAHNPAERYSATDTIREQGNVYLTTGSQLRSNHNTIMLDIVADTCGRHDTLGGACATESNTVRYDLEKRCMHACRDSWMLAIAENPQYGISKRDISHNINFFMNVPITQDGGLTFEDGISAPGKYVELKAAMDVIVLISNCPQLNNPCNGYNPTPVEYLVWGVDQVTTA
- a CDS encoding efflux RND transporter permease subunit — encoded protein: MIESIIRWSVGNRFLVLLATVILVGAGLYSLKHTPVDAIPDLSDVQVIIKTSYAGQAPQVVEDHITYPLTTAMLSVPGAVSVRGYSFFGDSYVYIIFDEDTDLYWARSRVLEYLSQVAPSLPPAAKPQLGPDATGVGWVFIYSLIDKTGQHDLGQLRSLQDWFLKFELQTVAGVSEVATLGGMVKQYQITVDPEKLRAFGIPLSHIQMAIQRANQEVGASVIEMAEAEYMVRATGYLKSESDLATIPLGVNKNGTPLLLKDVANIGTGPQMRRGIAELNGEGETVGGVVIMRYGENAQTTILAVKEKLAQLKLGLPKGVEIVTVYDRSNLIESAVENLWHKLLEEFLVVALVCMVFLFHIRSSLVAIVCLPVGILTAFIVMHMQGINANIMSLGGIAIAIGAMIDGAIVMIENMHKHMEKTPLTRENRWHIVANSASEVGPALFFSLLIITVSFVPVFTLEAQEGRMFSPLAFTKTYAMAASAILAITLVPVLMGLFIRGKVLAEQRNPINRFLTAVYVPVLKKVLIYPKTTLVFAMLVLSTVLWPLGKIGSEFIPPLDEGDLMYMPTTYPGISIGKARELLQQTDKLIATVPEVKTVLGKMGRADTATDPAPLTMIETIIQFKPRDQWREGVTMESLKKELNALVTLPGVTNAWVMPIKTRIDMLATGIKTPVGIKVAGPDLRVIQEIGLQLEQLLAGVEGTASVYSERVAGGRYLTIDIDRLRAARYGLNIADIQQVIASAVGGMNVTQTVEGLERYPVNVRYPHAYRNTPEQLRLLPIVTEKGERLALGDVANIRIENGPAGIKSENARINGWTLIDIEGIDIGRYVSAAQKVVADNLTLPAGYSVSWSGQYEYMQRAKAKLTYVVPLTLAIIALLLFLNFRRFAEVGILMGTLPFALVGSIWLMYWQSFNFSIAVGVGFIALAGVAVEISVIMLVYLNQAWVRAQEDAGGKLTAAQLENAIMRGAGLRVRPVMMTAAAVIVGLLPILYGTGTGSEVMSRIAAPMVGGMISAVLLTLLVLPAVYLLWKSRELEAP
- a CDS encoding ABC transporter permease, which produces MKKLINQTPSKPLKLFLILLPFVLLVFIYAVSSNARLDINPNDKLLPSFSQIADGIERMALQPSKRTGEYLFWQDTVSSLTRLGIGVLIAAVIGLLIGVIAGALPLFSAWLSPLVTVVSLIPPLAILPVLFIIFGLGELSKVVLIALGITPFIARDIQRRTQEIPTEQLVKAQTLGANTSQILLRVILPQVMPKLIDAVRLSLGAGWLFLIAAEAVASTDGLGYRIFLVRRYMAMDVILPYVAWITCLAFFIDVGLRALSRKLFPWHEQGAQS
- a CDS encoding ABC transporter ATP-binding protein, which produces MSNETDSHQPMIEVKNVWKQYDDNVVLEHVNIAVEEGEFVTLVGASGCGKSTFLNMLLGTVQPSKGQILLYGQPIPEEPGPDRGIVFQQYSVFPHMTVLENVMATRGFQRKGLTGYLFGAAKVAAEKDAKAMLNQVGLDHALNQYPDELSGGMKQRLAIAQALLSKPRVLLLDEPFGALDPGIRADMHELVLNLWREHKLTIFMVTHDLKEGFYLGTRLWVFDKSRHDPHAPNRYGAGITYDLPVGKVDPSTYEKIDNELRPITEHTIKESA
- a CDS encoding efflux RND transporter periplasmic adaptor subunit, encoding MSTFNLFKPAIFIAMMAGVAAGSIVTFMLLGKGASVDEHLVADKQPLYWVAPMDANYQRDKPGLSPMGMELVPVYDTAPDDLGEGPGTVIISPSVVNNLGVRTGLVERRELHREIITVGYVQYDEERLVHIHPRVSGWIEKLYVKATGDPVKKNAPLYSLYSPELVNAQEELLLAINRNNTRLVTAAKERMRALHISDSFIDTLVRDQNVQQTVTFMAPQDGVVDNLNIREGFYVQPGTTLLSVGALDSVWVEGEVFERQASLVAVHDRVAMTLDYLPGESWEGVVEYIYPTLNSETRTARVRLSFDNPNGVLKPNMFVQLSIQLNNRAQRLVIPREALIRTGDQDRVVLALGEGRFKSIAVKVGIIDQGFAEILEGLTAGERVVTSAQFLLDSESSKHSDFTRLLSEQSEQLADESVWVSGHVISVQHTERNVTVSHAPIATWGWPEMTMDFNVATPIDLSLLTPNATLRMNIHKTPSGEYVIIQVDDIASPVTLEHTHAIPMEEE
- a CDS encoding urea amidolyase associated protein UAAP1 gives rise to the protein MSEIIRSIDYSTQLKSGAHWSLRLRKGTIMRLTDVAGAANVGMLFYNPNNLLERYNAPDSLKCQHTFKLTQGHCLYSDMGRIFASIVDDSVGWHDTVSGNSHAPHIEALWGARDYQTDRNEWKQNGHDAFLVELAKYGLNAADLAANINWFSKVAVSDLGALQLETNNSTAGSHVTLRFEMDTLVVLHTCPHPLEQSPIYPDTTVNIELGIAHTLQDDDYCKNLCPENGRGFHNNALYCLGEGA
- a CDS encoding putative urea ABC transporter substrate-binding protein, yielding MKHFIALILIISLSPLTHAADKFKVCWSIYVGWMPWAYGAEQGIVKKWADKYDIEIDVVQINDYIESINQYSAGEFDACTMTNMDALTIPAAGGVDSTALVVGDFSNGNDGVVLKGKKSLKDLKGQNVNLVELSVSHYLLARGLETVGLSEKDLTVVNTSDADMVAVYSTDDVTAVSTWNPLLSEITAVPNSHKVFDSSQIPGEIIDLLVINTDTLKSNPTLGKALVGAWYEIMATMSASNKQATDVKTYMAVASGTDLAGYEAQLASTEMFYTPQAALALTNSEQLVTTMENVANFSFKHGLLGDGAPSAGFIGIQMPANTFGDKNNVKFRFDPTYMQMAADGKL